A genomic region of Thermoflexus sp. contains the following coding sequences:
- a CDS encoding c-type cytochrome: MIAGNPVELQEGWLRIRKWKSSHEASMRPEAIRTRRGCISRGFWIGCHGWRRWILLGVIGWAGCMSVPKPPTPGPDRVASPPSLFPTASSPAPPSPTPSPRNIPASFAALCEGCHPQGGTVPGIGPSLRGVAERHSADFIRQQIRRGRGDMPGFQDRLSEGEMEQLLAYLRTLEGPPAFHRIPSPPDPAAVARGRALFRERCESCHLDGGRRPGVGLGFEPPAPILVDELRRHTPVFIAQQIREGGGQMPAIGGDLTDAQVADLIAYLSAL; this comes from the coding sequence ATGATAGCTGGAAACCCGGTTGAACTGCAGGAAGGATGGTTGCGTATCAGAAAGTGGAAATCCTCCCATGAGGCTTCAATGAGGCCGGAAGCCATCAGGACGCGCAGAGGATGCATCAGCCGGGGGTTCTGGATAGGATGCCACGGATGGCGTCGCTGGATCCTGCTGGGCGTGATCGGTTGGGCCGGATGTATGAGCGTCCCGAAGCCTCCGACTCCAGGACCGGATCGCGTGGCCTCGCCCCCTTCCCTCTTTCCGACAGCTTCCTCGCCGGCTCCCCCCTCCCCCACGCCTTCCCCCCGAAACATCCCGGCGTCCTTCGCCGCGCTCTGCGAAGGATGCCATCCTCAGGGGGGAACCGTGCCGGGAATCGGTCCCTCGCTGCGAGGCGTCGCCGAGCGACATTCCGCCGATTTCATCCGCCAGCAAATCCGGAGAGGGCGAGGGGATATGCCGGGCTTCCAGGACCGTCTCTCAGAAGGAGAGATGGAGCAGCTGCTGGCCTACCTCCGAACCCTGGAAGGGCCGCCGGCCTTTCATCGGATCCCTTCCCCGCCGGATCCGGCGGCGGTCGCGCGAGGGCGTGCGCTTTTCCGGGAACGATGTGAATCCTGCCATCTGGATGGCGGGCGAAGGCCGGGGGTTGGGCTGGGCTTTGAGCCGCCGGCCCCGATCCTGGTGGATGAGCTGCGGCGGCATACTCCCGTGTTTATCGCCCAGCAGATCCGGGAAGGGGGTGGGCAGATGCCGGCGATCGGGGGAGACCTGACGGATGCGCAGGTGGCGGATCTGATTGCTTATCTGAGCGCATTG